A single genomic interval of Flavihumibacter rivuli harbors:
- the creD gene encoding cell envelope integrity protein CreD, whose translation MKNIFNLPFALAARLWLVTATVFAHFMYLAIWSHEGSLGYTFVILFFIGSMVLSGPAFVFIAWLMKQLNRRPGPYTDQLNRLILAKGLIGLLYAVPFTLFPEPLIKGLYEQPIWLQNLLLAALALFLSALAALLFSYQQVKRFLCSNPSHPSSIKPDLNMEQQSNTTVMETQPTTGSQKIMVKGLITALLILALMIPTVFIANLVEERHQRQKAVAEEVSSKWAGGQSLSGPFISVPYQVRLKDAQGKESFEEREFVLLPETQEVKGKLDPEIRARSIYKVLLYHANINQQGLFNINVPKGVDPTLILWRDARICLGLSDIKGIESRVVVKVNNTPYELTPGLPSGLITKIGVSAPIDLRPEQVGTEVPVSFNLRLKGSEQLHFIPLSGNSNYSLQSAWPSPSFDGNALPSDHKVSDSGFYASWSFNKANLPFSTVINETKLDADEFAFGVTMVQPADQYAKTDRSVKYAILVIGLSFALFFIIELMQKKPVHPVQYVLIGLALVIFYTLLLSISEFLLFDIAYMIAAVATILLVTLYAKSHFGTWRVAGIFFLVLGLLYGFIFVLIRLEDTALLVGSIGLFVVLALVMYASRKVDWYGTNQPAVAS comes from the coding sequence ATGAAAAATATCTTTAACCTTCCCTTTGCCCTTGCAGCACGATTGTGGCTGGTCACTGCTACGGTCTTCGCCCACTTCATGTACCTGGCTATTTGGTCACACGAGGGATCATTGGGATATACTTTTGTCATCCTCTTTTTCATCGGCTCCATGGTGCTGAGTGGTCCGGCCTTTGTTTTCATCGCCTGGCTAATGAAGCAACTCAACCGGAGGCCAGGACCATATACCGACCAACTCAACCGCCTGATATTGGCAAAAGGGTTGATCGGCCTTTTGTATGCAGTTCCCTTTACGCTATTCCCGGAACCATTGATCAAAGGACTGTATGAACAGCCGATCTGGCTACAGAACCTCCTGTTGGCGGCACTGGCCCTTTTCCTTTCCGCCCTGGCAGCATTACTGTTTTCCTATCAGCAGGTGAAGCGATTCCTCTGCAGTAACCCTTCCCATCCTTCATCAATAAAACCCGATCTAAATATGGAACAACAATCAAACACCACTGTAATGGAAACCCAACCCACAACCGGATCACAGAAGATCATGGTCAAGGGACTGATCACGGCATTGCTCATCCTTGCGCTGATGATCCCGACTGTATTCATCGCCAACCTGGTGGAAGAACGCCACCAGCGGCAGAAAGCCGTAGCCGAAGAGGTGAGCAGTAAATGGGCTGGCGGACAGTCCCTCTCTGGCCCATTCATCAGCGTGCCTTACCAGGTTCGGCTGAAAGATGCACAGGGCAAGGAATCTTTTGAAGAGCGTGAGTTTGTCCTGCTTCCCGAAACCCAGGAAGTTAAGGGTAAACTAGACCCCGAGATCAGGGCAAGGTCTATTTACAAGGTCCTCTTGTACCACGCCAACATCAACCAGCAGGGACTGTTCAACATTAATGTTCCCAAGGGCGTTGATCCAACACTTATTCTTTGGAGAGACGCGCGGATATGTCTTGGCCTGTCAGATATCAAGGGTATTGAGAGCAGGGTTGTCGTTAAAGTGAATAATACACCATATGAACTTACCCCTGGACTGCCTTCCGGGCTCATTACCAAAATAGGTGTTTCTGCACCCATCGACCTAAGGCCGGAACAGGTAGGTACGGAAGTTCCGGTGAGTTTCAACCTGCGCCTGAAGGGCAGTGAACAACTGCATTTCATCCCTTTGTCAGGCAACAGCAATTATTCCCTGCAGTCTGCCTGGCCCAGTCCTTCTTTCGATGGCAACGCTTTGCCATCCGACCATAAGGTGAGTGACAGTGGTTTCTATGCCAGCTGGTCTTTCAATAAGGCCAACTTGCCTTTTTCCACGGTCATCAATGAAACCAAACTGGATGCGGATGAATTCGCGTTTGGGGTGACCATGGTGCAACCCGCCGACCAATACGCAAAGACCGATCGCAGTGTGAAATACGCCATCCTGGTGATCGGCCTCAGCTTCGCCTTGTTCTTTATCATTGAACTGATGCAGAAGAAACCCGTTCACCCGGTGCAGTATGTGTTGATCGGCCTGGCCCTGGTGATCTTCTACACGCTGCTGCTGTCAATCAGTGAATTCCTGCTCTTCGATATCGCTTATATGATCGCCGCAGTTGCTACTATACTACTGGTGACCCTATATGCTAAATCGCATTTCGGCACCTGGCGGGTGGCGGGAATCTTCTTCCTGGTGCTCGGGCTACTCTATGGTTTCATTTTCGTATTGATCAGGCTGGAAGACACTGCCTTGTTGGTAGGAAGCATTGGCCTCTTCGTGGTACTGGCCCTGGTGATGTACGCGAGCCGTAAGGTGGACTGGTACGGAACCAACCAGCCTGCGGTAGCCTCCTGA
- a CDS encoding MIP/aquaporin family protein, giving the protein MSPLLGEFLGSAILILFGDGVVANVLLDRSKGQNSGWIVISFGWAMAVFVAVFCVAPYSGAHLNPAVTLALSMTGKFGWDQLPGYWLAQLAGTFTGAILVWLTYRGHFTKDQSPDLKLGIFCTSPAIRNAPDNFLTEGISTFVFILAVLLIVAPDAKLGALDALPVALLVLAVGLSLGGPTGYAINPARDLGPRLAHLLLPIPGKRDSDWGYAWVPILAPMIGAATAAFVYQILQN; this is encoded by the coding sequence ATGAGTCCATTATTGGGAGAGTTCTTAGGTTCTGCTATCCTCATCCTTTTTGGTGATGGGGTGGTAGCCAATGTATTATTGGATAGGTCCAAAGGCCAGAACAGTGGCTGGATCGTCATTTCGTTTGGCTGGGCCATGGCTGTATTCGTGGCAGTGTTCTGTGTTGCGCCATACAGTGGTGCACACCTGAATCCGGCTGTTACACTCGCATTATCCATGACGGGAAAATTCGGCTGGGACCAGTTGCCCGGGTATTGGCTGGCTCAACTGGCCGGGACTTTCACCGGTGCCATTCTTGTCTGGTTGACCTATCGGGGCCATTTTACCAAAGACCAATCACCCGATCTCAAATTGGGCATCTTTTGCACCAGTCCGGCGATCAGGAATGCACCAGACAATTTCCTTACAGAAGGCATATCAACCTTTGTTTTCATCCTTGCCGTACTATTGATCGTGGCTCCTGATGCAAAACTGGGCGCACTCGATGCTTTACCAGTAGCCCTATTGGTGCTCGCCGTAGGTTTGTCATTAGGCGGTCCAACAGGCTATGCCATCAATCCTGCACGTGACCTTGGCCCAAGGCTGGCGCACCTCCTGCTGCCCATTCCCGGCAAACGCGACAGCGATTGGGGGTATGCCTGGGTACCCATACTCGCACCCATGATTGGCGCTGCCACTGCTGCTTTTGTTTATCAAATCTTACAGAACTGA
- a CDS encoding DUF5686 family protein, translating to MKDKLSDERIPFASVRFIQSQNGRLTDSAGNFSFRFDQWPMDTLEITYVGYQDLKIPITPELIARLGKNDGQLLELVAQMERGKITSEVVVKRKIDRGYLMWKRIVKRKPLNDRYRFTSFRYELYNKLELDLNRINKDKMKEFGPLKPFGFIFDNVDTTEGAPFLPVYLTETISDYYYQKSPWRTREIIKGVMTKGVNNESVSKFLGGSEQNINIYNNFIPVFDKQFVSPLSDNGDAYYNYKVLDTQYVSNQRVIHLVFSPKRKGENTFEGDCWVHDPTWAIQKMTLHLSREANINFVDKLSLIQEFSMINDSTWFLSKDKFVVDIAPIGKSRFGVIGRKTATYRDVRVNQQDILDTLRLNKVQQEILFAEGAKEKQDDYWKDSRHEELSKNEKAIYSMIDTLQKMPLFKRYVNTINFVATGYKNVGNFEIGPWYNWMTANLWEGFRMRFDLGTNPSFHKNLYLHGYLAYGFGDKAFKYKLEGKYLLSRHPRSYIHASYTKDLDNGQTYYDEISTDNIFALAIRKPNIPIKFMQLEEAKVEYFKEWPVGLSAAITGLHRRYNPLLNLPPKSLYTDGEKGEALTNFELGLTLRFAYLEKFFETNFNRYSLGSPYPIIEMRYSKGIPGIFNSNYDYHKINVSISDYMKIAPYGSIYYNVFGGKVFGTLPYMLLNVLPGNEIYYYNKYAFNLMQRFEYIGDRYIGFNFEHNIGNGLFRFIPLTRKLKFRQFWSAKGITTGITPENKELNFNNPYNTFQDLDGKLYLELGTGVDNIFKVFRIDLVWRVLPTPLPPQSVSRFGVFGSFRLAF from the coding sequence GTGAAAGATAAACTCAGTGACGAGAGGATCCCTTTTGCTTCGGTTCGTTTTATCCAATCACAAAACGGCCGGTTGACGGATAGCGCCGGTAATTTCAGCTTCAGGTTTGACCAGTGGCCAATGGACACACTGGAGATCACCTATGTAGGCTACCAGGACCTCAAAATACCCATCACCCCGGAACTCATCGCCCGCCTGGGCAAAAATGATGGCCAACTGCTGGAACTGGTGGCGCAGATGGAAAGGGGAAAGATCACCTCGGAAGTGGTCGTGAAACGGAAGATCGACCGGGGTTACCTCATGTGGAAGCGGATCGTGAAGCGCAAACCCCTGAATGACCGTTACCGCTTTACCAGTTTCCGCTATGAATTGTACAACAAACTGGAACTTGACCTGAACCGGATCAATAAGGACAAGATGAAGGAGTTTGGCCCCCTGAAGCCATTCGGTTTCATCTTTGATAATGTTGACACCACCGAAGGCGCCCCCTTCCTGCCGGTTTACCTGACAGAAACCATTTCGGACTACTATTACCAGAAGTCTCCCTGGCGTACCAGGGAGATCATCAAGGGCGTTATGACCAAGGGCGTGAACAATGAAAGTGTCAGCAAGTTCCTTGGTGGAAGTGAACAGAACATCAACATCTACAACAACTTCATCCCGGTATTCGACAAGCAATTCGTGAGTCCGCTCAGTGATAATGGCGACGCTTATTACAACTACAAAGTACTCGACACCCAATATGTGAGCAACCAGCGGGTGATCCACCTGGTGTTCAGTCCAAAAAGAAAAGGGGAGAACACTTTCGAAGGGGACTGCTGGGTGCATGATCCCACCTGGGCCATCCAGAAAATGACCCTTCACCTCAGCAGGGAAGCGAATATCAATTTTGTTGACAAGCTCAGCCTGATCCAGGAATTCAGCATGATCAATGACAGTACATGGTTCCTGTCGAAGGATAAATTCGTGGTGGACATAGCCCCCATCGGTAAAAGCAGGTTCGGGGTGATCGGCCGGAAAACGGCCACCTATCGCGATGTAAGGGTAAATCAGCAAGATATTCTTGATACCCTTCGATTGAACAAGGTGCAGCAGGAGATCCTCTTTGCGGAAGGAGCCAAGGAAAAGCAGGATGATTACTGGAAAGATTCCAGGCATGAAGAGCTGAGCAAGAATGAAAAAGCGATCTATAGCATGATCGACACCTTGCAGAAGATGCCCCTGTTCAAGAGGTATGTGAACACCATCAACTTTGTAGCCACAGGATATAAGAACGTCGGCAATTTCGAGATAGGCCCCTGGTACAACTGGATGACCGCCAACCTATGGGAAGGCTTCCGTATGCGTTTTGACCTGGGTACCAATCCCAGTTTCCACAAGAACCTTTACCTCCATGGTTACCTTGCTTATGGCTTCGGTGACAAGGCATTCAAATACAAACTGGAAGGAAAATACCTGTTGAGCAGGCATCCCAGAAGCTATATCCATGCGAGTTACACCAAGGACCTGGATAATGGCCAGACCTATTATGATGAGATCAGTACGGATAACATTTTCGCCCTGGCCATTCGTAAGCCCAATATCCCCATCAAGTTCATGCAGCTGGAAGAGGCCAAGGTAGAATACTTCAAGGAATGGCCGGTTGGTCTATCTGCAGCTATAACGGGCTTGCATAGACGATACAATCCACTGCTGAACCTGCCTCCCAAATCATTGTATACCGACGGCGAAAAAGGGGAAGCATTGACCAACTTCGAACTTGGACTTACCCTTCGCTTTGCCTACCTCGAAAAATTCTTTGAGACCAACTTTAACAGGTATAGCCTGGGTAGTCCCTACCCGATCATTGAAATGCGCTATTCCAAGGGTATCCCTGGTATATTCAATAGCAACTACGACTACCATAAGATCAATGTGAGCATTTCAGATTACATGAAGATTGCCCCATATGGCAGCATCTATTACAATGTATTTGGTGGAAAGGTATTTGGTACCCTACCCTATATGCTCCTGAATGTATTGCCCGGCAACGAGATCTACTATTACAACAAGTATGCCTTCAACCTGATGCAGCGATTCGAGTATATAGGTGACCGTTATATCGGCTTCAATTTCGAACACAATATTGGCAACGGTCTGTTCCGCTTCATCCCCCTCACCAGGAAGTTGAAGTTCCGCCAGTTCTGGAGTGCCAAGGGGATCACCACCGGCATCACCCCCGAGAACAAGGAACTCAATTTCAACAACCCCTACAACACCTTCCAGGACCTGGATGGGAAACTCTACCTGGAGTTGGGAACCGGCGTGGACAATATCTTCAAGGTATTCCGGATCGACCTGGTATGGCGCGTCCTACCCACTCCCCTGCCCCCTCAATCGGTATCGCGCTTTGGGGTCTTTGGCAGCTTCCGACTGGCGTTCTGA
- a CDS encoding winged helix-turn-helix domain-containing protein, protein MKSPIEQLNKVFDSRIRLGIMSALMVNEEVSFNELKELIGVTDGNLATHMKTLEENGYVKVEKGFIGRKTNTTYMVTKAGEKAFRLHLEALEKMIRSLD, encoded by the coding sequence ATGAAGAGTCCGATCGAACAATTGAATAAGGTCTTCGACAGCCGCATCCGCCTGGGGATCATGAGTGCCCTGATGGTGAATGAGGAGGTAAGCTTCAATGAGCTGAAAGAGCTCATTGGGGTAACGGATGGCAATCTCGCCACCCATATGAAGACATTGGAGGAGAACGGTTATGTGAAAGTGGAGAAGGGCTTTATCGGCCGTAAGACCAATACCACGTACATGGTGACCAAGGCCGGGGAGAAGGCTTTCCGCCTGCACCTGGAAGCCCTTGAAAAAATGATCCGTTCGCTGGATTAA
- the glpK gene encoding glycerol kinase GlpK, with translation MAEKLIMALDQGTTSSRAILFDKDGQILHVAQKEFTQLYPHAGWVEHDAEEIWASQFAVMAEAMAKAAITTSDIAAIGITNQRETTVVWDRATSRPIYNAIVWQDRRTAAYCDQLKSDGYQQMIQEKTGLVIDSYFSATKLKWILDNIPGAREKAVKGELAFGTIDSWLSWKLTNGKVHVTDVSNASRTMLMNIHSCEWDEELLKLFDIPASLLPDIIQSSRIYAVSESVVKNANIPLAGIAGDQQAALFGQQCTSPGMVKNTYGTGCFMLMHTGEKAVLSKNNLLTTVAWKLNNKVEYAVEGSIFIGGAVVQWLRDELHLIRSAADIEDIASRVQDTNGVYIVPAFAGLGAPYWNQHARGSVFGLTRGTNKSHIARASLESIAYQVMDVLKAMESDAGITIKELRVDGGATINNLLMQFQSDVLQVPVIRPKVYETTALGAAYLAGLGVGYWESVADIQRQWHADKQFNPERPAEAINGLIKGWQRAIRASIAWANES, from the coding sequence ATGGCAGAGAAACTTATCATGGCCCTTGACCAGGGAACAACCAGTTCAAGGGCGATCCTTTTTGATAAAGACGGTCAGATCTTACACGTTGCGCAAAAGGAATTCACCCAATTGTATCCCCATGCCGGATGGGTGGAACATGATGCAGAAGAAATATGGGCATCCCAGTTTGCGGTGATGGCCGAAGCCATGGCGAAAGCCGCGATTACCACCAGCGATATTGCAGCCATAGGCATTACCAACCAGCGGGAAACCACCGTGGTATGGGACCGCGCTACTTCCCGACCTATCTATAACGCCATTGTATGGCAAGACAGGAGAACAGCAGCCTACTGTGACCAATTGAAATCCGATGGCTATCAACAAATGATCCAGGAGAAGACAGGACTGGTGATCGACTCCTATTTTTCCGCTACCAAACTCAAATGGATCCTCGACAATATTCCGGGTGCCAGGGAAAAAGCCGTTAAGGGCGAGCTGGCATTTGGAACAATAGATTCCTGGCTCAGTTGGAAGCTCACCAACGGGAAGGTGCATGTTACAGATGTGTCCAATGCCTCCCGCACCATGCTCATGAATATCCATAGTTGCGAATGGGACGAAGAGTTGCTGAAACTATTTGATATTCCCGCATCCCTCTTGCCAGATATCATCCAGAGCAGCCGCATCTATGCCGTAAGCGAAAGCGTGGTAAAGAATGCCAATATCCCCCTGGCCGGAATTGCAGGCGACCAACAGGCAGCGCTCTTTGGCCAGCAATGCACTTCACCCGGGATGGTGAAGAACACCTATGGCACCGGATGCTTCATGTTGATGCATACCGGCGAGAAAGCCGTGTTATCAAAAAACAATTTATTGACAACAGTGGCCTGGAAGCTCAACAACAAAGTTGAATATGCTGTAGAGGGAAGCATTTTCATTGGCGGTGCTGTAGTGCAATGGCTGCGCGATGAACTGCACCTGATCAGGTCTGCAGCAGATATAGAAGATATCGCCTCAAGGGTACAGGATACCAATGGTGTTTATATTGTGCCGGCCTTTGCGGGACTGGGAGCACCTTACTGGAATCAACATGCAAGGGGTTCCGTCTTTGGATTGACCAGGGGCACCAATAAATCACATATTGCCAGGGCAAGCCTGGAGAGCATCGCCTACCAGGTAATGGACGTGCTGAAGGCAATGGAATCAGATGCTGGCATTACCATCAAGGAACTCAGGGTGGATGGTGGGGCAACCATCAACAACCTGCTCATGCAATTCCAGAGTGATGTGTTGCAGGTGCCGGTCATCAGGCCCAAAGTGTATGAAACAACGGCCCTGGGTGCAGCTTACCTGGCAGGTCTCGGCGTTGGCTATTGGGAAAGCGTGGCAGACATCCAGCGCCAATGGCATGCCGACAAACAATTCAATCCCGAAAGGCCTGCCGAAGCAATCAATGGACTGATCAAGGGCTGGCAACGCGCGATCAGGGCCAGTATCGCCTGGGCCAATGAATCCTGA
- a CDS encoding CBU_0592 family membrane protein, whose product MKKELLLEIIGWLGGGSVMIAYMLNAFRLLDAGSPVYLLVNIIGSILLAYYTYCKKAFPNLVLNLVWALVAILALMGIKP is encoded by the coding sequence ATGAAGAAAGAACTGCTATTGGAAATCATTGGCTGGCTGGGTGGGGGATCTGTAATGATCGCCTATATGTTGAATGCCTTCAGGTTATTGGATGCCGGTTCACCGGTCTATTTGTTGGTGAATATCATCGGCAGTATACTGCTGGCTTATTATACTTATTGCAAGAAGGCCTTTCCCAACCTGGTGTTGAACCTGGTATGGGCTTTGGTGGCCATACTGGCACTAATGGGTATTAAACCCTGA
- a CDS encoding glycerol-3-phosphate dehydrogenase/oxidase, with protein MFRPAMIDKLKATREFDVCIIGGGATGLGIAIDAASRGFTTVLLEGHDFAKATSSRSTKLVHGGVRYLQQGNVKLVMEALKERGLLRKNAPHLVKNQSFILPNYKWWEGPYYGIGLKIYDWMAGKLGLGPSEFLSKEETLEKVPTLDPEGLKSGVLYHDGQFDDARLAINLAQSAAEHGAVVLNYFRVDELIKANNKTVGVHATDTITGDGYEIRSKVTINATGIFTDTIRHLDESNKAPVLSLSQGTHLVVEKTFLPGDTAILIPETSDGRVLFAVPWHNKLIIGTTDIPVSQPAIEPIPQDEEIHFILQNISRYLAKDPTVKDVKSVFSGLRPLVKGSAASTAALSRDHYIEVSQSGLVSITGGKWTTYRKMAEDVLRVCISQLGLNEKPCITENLAIHGAQPTDRFDTNDYYYGTDAALIRDLEATAPASAYPIHPNLPYTVSQIVWAVRNEMCMTVDDALSRRTRALLLDARAAMEAAPLVAAIMAREMGKDEQWQTQQVDAFSSIARHYLPPL; from the coding sequence ATGTTCCGTCCTGCCATGATCGACAAGTTGAAAGCCACCAGGGAATTTGATGTTTGTATCATTGGCGGTGGTGCAACAGGACTGGGCATTGCCATAGATGCCGCTTCCAGGGGATTTACCACGGTCCTGCTGGAAGGACATGATTTTGCCAAAGCCACTTCATCGCGTTCCACCAAACTGGTGCATGGCGGTGTTCGCTACCTGCAGCAGGGAAATGTAAAGCTCGTGATGGAAGCATTGAAGGAAAGGGGGTTACTGAGAAAGAATGCACCCCACCTGGTGAAGAACCAGTCCTTCATCCTTCCCAATTACAAATGGTGGGAAGGGCCCTATTATGGTATAGGCCTGAAAATCTATGATTGGATGGCAGGCAAACTTGGACTGGGTCCATCAGAATTCCTATCAAAGGAAGAGACCCTGGAAAAGGTGCCCACACTTGACCCGGAAGGATTAAAGAGCGGGGTGCTTTACCATGATGGCCAATTCGATGATGCCCGCCTGGCCATCAACCTGGCGCAATCAGCAGCAGAACATGGAGCGGTGGTGTTGAACTATTTCAGGGTAGATGAATTGATCAAGGCCAACAACAAAACTGTAGGGGTTCATGCCACCGACACAATCACGGGCGATGGCTATGAAATAAGGTCCAAGGTCACCATCAATGCCACCGGAATCTTTACCGATACCATCAGGCATTTGGATGAAAGCAATAAAGCACCCGTACTATCGCTCAGCCAGGGCACACATTTGGTGGTTGAGAAGACCTTCCTGCCCGGCGATACTGCCATCCTGATCCCGGAGACCTCCGATGGCAGGGTACTCTTTGCCGTTCCCTGGCACAACAAGCTCATCATTGGAACAACAGATATACCGGTTTCCCAACCTGCGATTGAACCCATCCCACAGGACGAGGAGATCCATTTTATCCTCCAAAATATCAGCCGTTACCTGGCAAAGGACCCAACCGTAAAGGATGTCAAAAGTGTGTTTTCCGGACTGCGACCACTGGTAAAAGGATCGGCAGCCAGTACTGCTGCCTTATCGAGGGACCACTATATTGAAGTGAGCCAAAGCGGGTTGGTGAGTATCACCGGTGGTAAATGGACCACCTACCGAAAGATGGCGGAAGACGTGCTGCGGGTATGCATCTCACAATTAGGCCTAAACGAAAAACCCTGCATCACGGAAAACCTTGCCATCCATGGGGCACAGCCTACTGATAGGTTTGACACCAATGATTATTATTACGGTACCGATGCCGCACTGATCAGGGACCTCGAAGCCACAGCGCCTGCATCGGCCTATCCCATTCATCCCAACTTGCCCTATACGGTAAGCCAGATCGTTTGGGCGGTCCGGAATGAGATGTGTATGACTGTAGATGATGCCCTTTCCCGCCGTACGCGTGCTTTGCTGCTGGATGCACGTGCCGCTATGGAAGCAGCACCCCTGGTAGCCGCCATCATGGCCAGGGAAATGGGAAAAGATGAACAATGGCAGACCCAACAGGTCGATGCCTTTAGCAGTATTGCCAGACATTACTTACCACCTTTATAA
- a CDS encoding diacylglycerol kinase family protein gives MAGLVNYLARQIRSFGYAGKGIARLVREEPHGRIHAVAGAVVILIVLFTPFPLMDDLMLLSMVGLVIMAEAFNAAIERLCDLYTRDHDPRIAAIKDLAAGAVLVIAIAAAIVGVAILVKNWEVVVGMW, from the coding sequence ATGGCAGGATTGGTCAACTACCTGGCCAGGCAGATCAGGAGCTTCGGCTATGCAGGCAAGGGCATTGCAAGGTTGGTGAGGGAAGAACCCCATGGCAGGATCCATGCAGTGGCTGGCGCTGTGGTTATATTGATCGTGCTCTTCACGCCCTTTCCCCTGATGGATGACCTCATGCTGTTGTCTATGGTTGGCCTGGTGATCATGGCCGAGGCTTTCAATGCCGCTATTGAACGGCTCTGCGATCTCTACACCCGCGACCATGACCCGCGCATCGCCGCCATCAAGGACCTGGCAGCCGGTGCGGTATTGGTCATTGCCATTGCAGCCGCAATTGTGGGCGTGGCTATTTTGGTGAAGAATTGGGAGGTGGTGGTGGGGATGTGGTGA